A single Drechmeria coniospora strain ARSEF 6962 chromosome 03, whole genome shotgun sequence DNA region contains:
- a CDS encoding Actin-like protein 3 (ARP3_NEUCR Actin-like protein 3), giving the protein MANQTPAVVMDNGTGFSKLGFAGNDSPSFVFPTAIATKGANTGGASGGSGSGRPSVGNKPSFLTGGAGPSSSHLSSKRGTEDLDFCIGDAALSAASGPGYGLHYPIRHGQIENWDHMERFWSNSIFKYLRVEPEDHYFLLTEPPLNPPENRENTAEIFFESFNCAGMYIAVQAVLALAASWTSSKVTDRSLTGTVIDSGDGVTHVIPVAEGYVIGSSIKSIPIAGRDITYFVQSLLRDRGEADSSLKTAQEIKEQYCYVCPDMVKEFSRYDRDRERFAKHVVAHPGGRQVSVDVGYERFLAPEIFFNPEIYSSDFLTPLPTVVDGVIQQSPIDVRRGLYKNIVLSGGSTLYKDFGRRLQRDIKQLVDARIRASEVRSGGARSGGLEVQVITHKRQRHGPWFGGSLLGQTPEFRSYCHTKAEYQEYGPSIVRRFALLGGPGGS; this is encoded by the exons ATGGCGAACCAAACGCCGGCCGTTGTCATGGACAA CGGCACGGGTTTCTCCAAGCTCG GCTTCGCCGGAAACGACTCCCCCTCGTTCGTCTTCCCGACTGCCATCGCCACCAAAGGCGCCAACACGGGCGGCGCCAgcggcggctccggctccggcagaCCATCCGTCGGCAACAAGCCGAGCTTTCTCACCGGAGGTGCCGgccccagcagcagccaccTGAGCTCGAAGCGAGGCACCGAGGACCTCGACTTTtgcatcggcgacgccgccctgAGCGCGGCCTCGGGACCCG GGTACGGGTTGCACTACCCCATCCGCCACGGACAAATAGAGAACTGG GATCACATGGAGCGATTCTGGTCCAATTCCATCTTCAAGTACCTTCGTGTCGAGCCCGAGGACCACTACTTTCTCCTCACCGAGCCC CCTCTGAACCCGCCCGAGAATCGCGAGAACACGGCGGAAATCTTCTTCGAGTCCTTCAACTGCGCCGGCATGTACATTGCCGTCCAGGCCGTCCTGGCCCTCGCCGCATCCTGGACCTCGTCAAAGGTGACGGATCGATCCTTGACGGGCACCGTCATCGActcgggcgacggcgtgacGCACGTGATCCCCGTGGCCGAAGGATACGTCATCGGCTCCTCGATCAAGTCGATCCccatcgccggccgcgacATCACCTACTTTGTGCAGTCCCTCCTCCGAGACCGTGGCGAGGCCGACTCGTCGCTCAAGACGGCGCAGGAGATCAAGGAGCAATACTGCTACGTCTGCCCGGACATGGTCAAGGAGTTTAGCAGGTACGACCGCGACCGCGAGCGCTTCGCGAagcacgtcgtcgcccaCCCCGGCGGCCGCCAGGTGtcggtcgacgtcggctaCGAGCGATTCCTCGCGCCCGAGATCTTCTTCAACCCCGAGATCTACAGCTCCGACTTTCtcacgccgctgccgacggtcgtcgacggcgtgatCCAGCAGTCGCCCATCGACGTCCGCCGGGGCCTCTACAAGAACATTGTCCTctccggcggcagcaccCTCTACAAGGACTTTGGCCGGCGGCTGCAGCGGGACATTAAGCAGCTCGTGGACGCCCGGATCCGCGCGAGCGAGGTgcgcagcggcggcgcccgcagcggcggcctcgaggtgcAGGTGATTACCCACAAGCGACAACGGCACGGGCCCTGGTTCGGCGGCAGTCTGCTCGGACAGACGCCCGAGTTCCGGTCGTACTGCCACACCAAGGCCGAG TACCAGGAATACGGGCCGAGCATCGTGCGAAGGTTCGCCCTGCTCGGCGGACCAGGCGGCTCATAG
- a CDS encoding alcohol dehydrogenase I, protein MGSVSIPTEQWAAVVEKTGGPVVYKKIPVRLPGPDEVLINIKYSGVCHTDLHAMMGDWPIPTKLPLVGGHEGAGVVVARGELVKDVEIGEHAGIKWLNGSCLNCSYCNQADEPLCAKALLSGYTVDGSFQQYAIAKAAHVAHIPRECDLEAVAPILCAGITVYKGLKESAAKPGQHLAIVGAGGGLGSIAIQYAKAMGLSVIAIDGGSEKRDMCLKLGATSYVDFQTSKDLVADVRACTHDGLGPHAAIVVAVQEKPFQQATQYVRARGTVVCMGLPAHAKISAPVFDTVLRMINIKGSYVGNRADTAEALEFYRRGLIKAPFKTVGLSELNEVYKLMMDGKIAGRYVVDTSK, encoded by the exons ATGGGTTCCGTCTCGATTCCCACGGAGCAATGGGCTGCCGTCGTGGAGAAGACCGGTGGTC CCGTCGTGTACAAAAAGATTCCCGTCCGGCTGCCGGGCCCCGATGAGGTGCTCATCAACATCAAGTACTCGGGAGTCTGCCACACCGACCTCCACGCCATGATGGGCGATTGGCCCATCCCGACCAAGCTGCCCCTCGTGGGCGGTCACGAGGGCGccggtgtcgtcgtcgcccgcggTGAGCTCGTCAAGGATGTCGAGATTGGCGAGCACGCGGGCATCAAGTGGCTCAACGGCTCGTGCCTCAACTGCTCCTACTGCAACCAGGCCGACGAACCGCTCTGCGCAAAGGCCCTCCTCTCGGGCtacaccgtcgacggctcctTCCAGCAGTATgccatcgccaaggccgcCCACGTCGCCCACATCCCCCGCGAGtgcgacctcgaggccgtggcCCCGATCCTTTGCGCCGGCATCACCGTCTACAAGGGCCTCAAGGAGTCGGCCGCCAAGCCGGGCCAGCACCTGGCcatcgtcggtgccggcggcggcctgggAAGCATCGCCATCCAGTACGCCAAGGCCATGGGCCtctccgtcatcgccatcgacggcggcagcgagaaGCGGGACATGTGCCTGAAGCTCGGCGCCACGAGCTACGTCGACTTTCAGACCTCCAAAgatctcgtcgccgacgtcagGGCCTGCacccacgacggcctcgggccccacgccgccatcgtcgtcgccgtgcagGAGAAGCCTTTCCAGCAAGCGACCCAGTACGTCCGAGCccgcggcaccgtcgtctgcATGGGTCTGCCGGCCCACGCCAAGATCAGCGCCCCCGTCTTCGACACCGTCCTGCGCATGATCAACATCAAGGGCAGCTACGTCGGCAACCGCGccgacacggccgaggccctcgagtTCTACCGCCGAGGTCTCATCAAGGCCCCCTTCAAGACGGTCGGCCTGAGCGAGCTCAACGAAGTCTACAAGCTCATGATGGACGGCAAGATTGCCGGCCGATATGTCGTCGACACGAGCAAATAA